In a genomic window of Mycolicibacterium neoaurum VKM Ac-1815D:
- a CDS encoding SDR family NAD(P)-dependent oxidoreductase, which yields MAGRVVVVTGGSRGLGKAMCRHFAAAGDHVVVSSRKADACDALARELRDAHGVDAVGFGCHVASWDQCDALIDFVEQRFDRIDVLVNNAGMSPHYPSLPELSEELFTKVVGVNFGGPFRLAVRAGDLMRRGDGGSIINITSIAAVHPEPYDLPYAAAKAALNTVTGGLARAFGPAVRVNAVMAGPFDTDVTAAWNDDTVHRIEQSVPLGRIGRPEEIVGAVAYLAGPDASFTTGAILKVDGGMASGLG from the coding sequence ATGGCCGGACGAGTTGTCGTGGTGACCGGAGGGAGCCGCGGCCTTGGCAAGGCGATGTGTCGCCATTTCGCCGCCGCGGGCGATCATGTGGTGGTCTCCAGCCGCAAGGCCGATGCCTGCGATGCGCTCGCCCGCGAACTACGCGATGCGCACGGGGTGGACGCCGTCGGCTTCGGCTGCCACGTCGCGTCCTGGGACCAGTGCGACGCGCTGATCGATTTCGTCGAACAGCGATTCGACCGAATCGACGTCCTGGTCAACAATGCCGGGATGTCCCCGCACTATCCGTCACTGCCCGAGCTCAGTGAGGAACTGTTCACCAAGGTGGTCGGGGTCAACTTCGGCGGCCCGTTCCGGCTGGCGGTGCGCGCCGGCGACCTGATGCGCCGGGGTGATGGCGGGTCCATCATCAACATCACCAGCATCGCCGCGGTGCACCCCGAACCGTATGACCTGCCGTATGCGGCCGCCAAGGCAGCGCTGAACACCGTCACCGGCGGGTTGGCCCGCGCATTCGGCCCCGCCGTGCGGGTCAACGCCGTGATGGCCGGTCCGTTCGACACCGACGTCACCGCCGCCTGGAACGATGACACGGTGCACCGGATCGAGCAGTCGGTACCACTCGGACGCATCGGCCGACCCGAGGAGATCGTCGGCGCCGTCGCCTACCTGGCCGGTCCGGACGCCTCGTTCACCACCGGCGCCATCCTCAAGGTCGATGGCGGCATGGCCAGCGGACTGGGATGA
- a CDS encoding acyl-CoA dehydrogenase family protein has product MWDFSTEPEFQAKLDWADAFVRSEVEPLDHVLGDPYDKSDARAMRLIAPLKEQVRAQRLWACHLTPEHGGQGYGQVKLALLNEILGRSRWAPSVFGCQAPDSGNAEILAKYGTAEQKARYLQPLLDGEISSCYSMTEPLAGADPTLFTTRAVLDGDHWVINGEKWFSSNARYASFLLVMAVTDDGPDRHRTMSMFIVPADTPGVEIIRDAGVGTEGADHSSHAYLRYRDVRVPADHLLGARGAAFEIAQTRLGGGRIHHGMRTIAQVRRAFDLMLERAASRTTRHGRLADLQATQEKIADSWIDIEQFRLLLLRTAWLIDKHDDYRAVRKDIAAVKVAMPRVFHDVVQRAMQLHGALGISNEMPFSAMMVEAQVMAVADGPTEVHKWTLAKSLLRDVVPGDPKFGSGHLPTLRDAAREHLAARLEAAAADL; this is encoded by the coding sequence ATGTGGGACTTCTCGACGGAGCCGGAGTTTCAGGCGAAACTCGACTGGGCGGATGCCTTTGTGCGGTCCGAGGTGGAGCCGCTCGACCATGTGCTCGGCGATCCGTATGACAAGAGCGACGCGCGGGCGATGCGGCTGATCGCACCGTTGAAGGAACAGGTTCGCGCCCAACGGCTCTGGGCCTGCCACCTGACCCCCGAACACGGCGGACAGGGCTACGGCCAAGTCAAGCTGGCGCTGCTCAACGAGATCCTGGGGCGCTCGCGCTGGGCGCCATCGGTCTTCGGTTGTCAGGCGCCGGATTCGGGCAACGCCGAGATCCTGGCCAAGTACGGCACCGCCGAGCAGAAGGCCCGCTATCTGCAGCCCCTGCTCGACGGGGAGATCTCGTCCTGCTACTCGATGACCGAACCGCTGGCCGGCGCCGATCCGACCCTGTTCACCACTCGCGCGGTTCTCGACGGTGACCACTGGGTGATCAACGGCGAGAAGTGGTTCTCCTCCAACGCGCGGTACGCCAGCTTCCTGTTGGTGATGGCGGTGACCGATGACGGCCCCGACCGGCACCGGACGATGTCGATGTTCATCGTGCCCGCCGATACCCCCGGGGTGGAGATCATCCGTGACGCCGGGGTCGGTACCGAGGGCGCGGACCATTCCAGCCACGCCTACCTGCGGTATCGCGATGTACGGGTGCCCGCCGATCACCTGCTCGGCGCGCGGGGTGCCGCCTTCGAGATCGCCCAGACACGGTTGGGCGGCGGACGCATCCACCACGGCATGCGCACGATCGCGCAGGTCCGCAGGGCGTTCGATCTGATGCTGGAACGTGCCGCGTCACGCACCACTCGGCACGGTCGGCTGGCCGACCTGCAGGCCACCCAGGAGAAGATCGCCGACAGCTGGATCGACATCGAACAGTTCCGGCTGCTGCTGCTGCGGACCGCGTGGTTGATCGACAAGCACGACGACTACCGGGCCGTCCGCAAGGACATCGCCGCGGTGAAGGTCGCCATGCCGCGGGTTTTCCACGATGTGGTGCAACGGGCCATGCAGTTGCACGGTGCACTCGGGATCTCCAACGAGATGCCGTTCTCGGCCATGATGGTCGAAGCACAGGTGATGGCGGTGGCCGACGGGCCGACCGAGGTGCACAAGTGGACCCTGGCCAAGAGTCTGTTGCGCGACGTGGTCCCGGGAGACCCGAAATTCGGCTCGGGTCACCTGCCGACCTTGCGCGATGCCGCACGCGAGCACCTCGCCGCGCGGCTCGAGG